A single genomic interval of Mucilaginibacter robiniae harbors:
- a CDS encoding NUDIX hydrolase, translating to MNTAPIKKWIVLEEQDVSPSPWFPLLLHKVQLANGQIVDDYYFAPLGDVVMVLAVTPDNQVVLVKQYKHGLGEILIELPGGMKQKGRTLVESALNELEEETGIKTTADKLISLGKISNNPTKTRQITYGYIVFDAEFNSVQKPDETEAIEVLTMPAPEVLQQVKDGGIYVTDSMNFIFKAAALYPEVFGC from the coding sequence ATGAATACAGCACCTATTAAAAAGTGGATTGTTCTGGAAGAACAGGATGTATCACCAAGCCCGTGGTTTCCATTACTATTGCATAAAGTGCAGCTGGCTAATGGGCAGATTGTTGATGATTATTACTTTGCGCCTTTAGGAGATGTAGTAATGGTACTGGCAGTAACACCCGACAACCAGGTTGTTTTGGTGAAACAATATAAGCATGGCTTAGGTGAAATTTTGATTGAACTACCTGGTGGTATGAAACAGAAAGGCAGGACGTTAGTTGAATCAGCATTGAACGAACTAGAGGAGGAGACCGGCATTAAAACGACAGCCGACAAACTAATATCCCTTGGCAAAATATCTAATAACCCTACTAAAACCCGGCAAATAACATATGGATATATCGTGTTTGATGCTGAGTTTAATTCCGTGCAAAAGCCAGATGAAACTGAAGCCATAGAAGTGCTGACTATGCCTGCCCCTGAAGTATTGCAGCAGGTAAAAGATGGTGGTATTTACGTTACCGATTCCATGAACTTTATCTTTAAAGCGGCTGCTTTGTACCCTGAGGTATTTGGTTGCTAA
- a CDS encoding porin family protein yields MINKKLVAVTCALLGTLATKAQTQKGNQLLGGFLGLTTSKGTNSNSMIGPNSIYDYTTDYRSNQFSIGPNYSYFIADNLDLGASVGYNHVKTKYTNTGYNFVNTPIENTAHAISGSIYLRKYLMFEQKIGFRAGPFVQYQYSKSSDSYNNQVNDTGAQTNKSVDAGIGLDFVYFPTKRFGLATTLGSLAYSHTDQKQSLQHQKSDSFGLNLATSGLTVSLFYSFGK; encoded by the coding sequence ATGATCAATAAAAAACTTGTCGCAGTTACCTGCGCTTTGTTGGGCACACTTGCTACAAAAGCCCAAACACAAAAAGGTAATCAGCTCTTGGGAGGATTTTTGGGTTTAACAACTTCAAAAGGTACCAATAGCAATTCTATGATTGGACCCAACTCTATTTATGATTATACTACCGATTATCGGAGCAATCAATTTTCTATAGGTCCTAACTACAGTTACTTTATAGCTGATAATTTAGATTTGGGTGCTAGTGTTGGCTATAATCATGTAAAAACTAAATACACGAACACAGGCTATAACTTTGTCAATACACCGATTGAAAATACAGCGCATGCTATTTCTGGATCAATTTATTTGAGAAAATATTTGATGTTTGAACAAAAAATAGGCTTTAGAGCCGGGCCTTTTGTGCAATATCAATATAGTAAAAGCAGCGATAGTTATAATAATCAGGTTAATGATACTGGTGCACAAACAAATAAGTCTGTTGATGCAGGTATAGGCCTGGATTTTGTTTACTTTCCAACCAAAAGATTCGGATTGGCTACTACGCTGGGTTCATTAGCTTATAGTCATACCGATCAGAAACAATCACTCCAACACCAAAAGTCAGATTCATTTGGCTTGAACTTGGCCACGAGTGGCTTAACCGTTTCACTATTTTATTCTTTTGGCAAATAA